The following coding sequences are from one Diadema setosum chromosome 9, eeDiaSeto1, whole genome shotgun sequence window:
- the LOC140232620 gene encoding low-density lipoprotein receptor-related protein 12-like, which translates to MGHSVLTQLLVTLLFVSGTFSTNQNVETAYIQDRVRSLLCMPKNVSDTAGRVASHHEVEHEPYADSMDCTFTMNAKPGQFINIRFDFFDLAASYDIREKRCRMEGDYLSIYESGNIFLIKGNILEPAVKLCGGTGKFPSDYQSVSNVVTVRFYTDDYHSPDNGIKFTYTAFYNPAERTPDCFMCTDGTMCIDKDLTCNGMPNCNDDSDEEASLCQESSNIFQKGVETLGIGVMVAIGAGSGLILLCLLILCIVCCCCCTKRNNPPDQKAQYRAPPTPRPGSYPSHNSNYSSYSSSASNTAGRPYPNFPPGYPPFHNGGYSVGYNYENGRMEFPQKV; encoded by the exons CTTATATCCAAGACCGGGTTCGCTCTCTGCTATGCATGCCGAAGAACGTGAGTGATACGGCGGGCCGCGTGGCTTCGCATCACGAGGTTGAGCACGAACCGTACGCAGACAGTATGGACTGCACGTTTACTATGAACGCAAAGCCGGGACAATTCATCAATATCAG ATTCGATTTCTTCGACCTCGCTGCGTCGTATGACATCCGGGAGAAGCGATGTCGAATGGAGGGCGACTACCTTTCCATCTACGAATCGGGCAACATCTTCCTCATCAAGGGCAACATCCTGGAACCCGCGGTCAAGCTGTGTGGCGGCACGGGCAAGTTCCCGAGTGACTACCAGTCGGTCAGCAACGTGGTCACTGTCCGATTTTACACTGACGATTACCACAGCCCGGACAACGGTATCAAGTTCACGTATACGGCCTTCTACAACCCAGCAG AGCGCACGCCCGACTGTTTCATGTGTACGGATGGCACGATGTGTATAGACAAGGACCTCACGTGTAACGGTATGCCCAACTGCAATGATGACAGCGACGAGGAGGCGAGCCTCTGCCAAGAAT CAAGCAACATTTTCCAGAAGGGAGTCGAGACGCTCGGTATCGGTGTCATGGTGGCGATCGGAGCGGGATCAGGGCTTATTCTTCTATGTCTCCTAATACTCTGTATTgtctgctgctgctgttgcacCAAGCGAAATAACCCACCTGACCAGAAGGCTCAGTATAGGGCGCCGCCAACGCCGAGACCCGGATCGTATCCATCCCACAATTCCAACTATTCGTCGTACTCGTCGTCCGCGTCAAACACAGCGGGGAGGCCCTACCCGAACTTCCCGCCCGGGTACCCTCCGTTCCACAATGGCGGCTACAGTGTAGGCTACAACTACGAGAACGGGAGGATGGAATTCCCGCAAAAAGTCTAG